A genomic segment from Armatimonadota bacterium encodes:
- the xerD gene encoding tyrosine recombinase XerD: MQTAGFVITDTNTLRAALEVWLESLQARKLSTRTVQSYREHVTPFVAFLQQQGCADFDDVTPQHIRRWLLYRQQQGISTHTLFNCFRNPRAFWNWCIREGLTTHNPFAKVEPPKREQVLKPALTPEEVEKVLQACEGKHWLNLRDRALILLLLDTGLRIHEAHSLRVGDAMQNTLVIRGKGGKHRVAVLSAEVRLAVQRYLKAYQSQGGVKLQADSPLWQGDRGALTLEGLKVAVRKAGKRAGLRLGAHQLRRTFATWSLRNGITLEHLRLLMGHSDLKTTQQYLSLVEDDLRQAHQQHSPLNLLRGRR; the protein is encoded by the coding sequence ATGCAGACCGCCGGATTCGTCATCACTGACACAAACACGCTTCGGGCAGCATTGGAGGTATGGCTGGAGTCACTGCAAGCACGTAAACTGTCCACCCGCACCGTGCAAAGCTACCGCGAACACGTCACCCCCTTCGTGGCTTTCCTGCAACAGCAGGGTTGTGCAGACTTTGACGACGTGACCCCTCAGCACATTCGCCGGTGGCTACTCTACCGCCAGCAGCAAGGCATCAGCACACACACGCTGTTCAACTGCTTTCGCAACCCTCGCGCCTTCTGGAACTGGTGCATCCGTGAAGGCTTGACTACACACAACCCCTTCGCGAAGGTGGAACCGCCCAAGCGCGAACAGGTGCTTAAACCTGCCCTGACGCCTGAAGAGGTGGAGAAAGTGCTGCAGGCGTGTGAAGGCAAGCACTGGCTGAATCTTCGCGACAGGGCGTTGATTCTGCTGCTGCTGGACACCGGACTGCGCATCCACGAGGCGCACTCGTTGCGTGTGGGCGACGCCATGCAAAACACGCTGGTCATCAGGGGCAAGGGCGGTAAGCATCGCGTGGCGGTGTTGAGTGCAGAGGTGAGGCTTGCGGTGCAACGTTACCTGAAGGCTTACCAGTCACAGGGGGGAGTGAAACTGCAGGCAGACAGCCCGCTGTGGCAGGGGGACAGGGGCGCACTCACCTTAGAGGGGCTGAAGGTAGCGGTGCGCAAGGCAGGCAAGCGTGCAGGCTTGCGGTTAGGTGCGCACCAGCTACGGCGCACCTTCGCCACATGGTCTCTGCGCAACGGCATTACGCTGGAACACCTGAGGCTTCTCATGGGACACAGCGACCTCAAGACCACACAGCAATACCTGTCTCTGGTGGAGGACGACCTTCGGCAGGCACACCAGCAGCACAGTCCGTTGAATCTTCTCAGAGGACGCAGGTAG